Genomic DNA from Paenibacillus borealis:
GGGACAAGCCGGGAGGGAATCGCAATCTGTGTACTGCTGCGGCCTGGATTGAAGAGAGCCGGATGATCGGCGCGATGTCGGGAAGCCGCAATACGAACGGCCAGATGCATCCGGCGACCATTCACTGGAAGGATGCCGGCGGCGCCCGCTATTATCTGCGCCTCATCCGCAGGGAACAGGGCAAGAGCTGGAACAGCCATCTGCGGGGCATGATCTTCGAGGCTGCGGTTGACAAAGATCTGCTGACGGCCACGGTCCGCCTGGACACAGAGGTTCCAATTGAAGTGTTGTTTGAAATTACCGGGCCGGGGCTGGATGCCTGCCGGATAACGCCGGAGCGCTGGGCATTGCCGGGTCTGGAGTGCAGTGTAGACGCGGCTGCGCCGGAGCCGTCGATCGTATGGGATGAGCAGGGTGAAAAGCTGGAGATTATTTATCTGCACCGTCCCGAAGACGGCGTGCAGGAGATGTCTTTTACGCTGCGTTTAGACCCGGCTTCTGAAAATTGATAAGGCCTGTGATGATAGACCTCAAGCAAGCGGTGGGGTCTATCTTTGTCTACAATGGGAGACTGAATATGAAAGGGTGGCATACAGCGATGACAGAGGCGGGAGTAACCCGGGTTTACGCCGGTATTGATGTCGGCGGCACGAAGACGATGTTCTGCGTCACCGGCGGCAGCGGAGAAATTCTGCTGCTGGAGCGGAGAGATACGGCGGCACATGAAGCCCCCGGACCCTTTATGGCTTGGCTGTTTGGTGAATTAGCGCAGCTGCTGGCAGGGATTCAACTGGAGGTATCACAGCTCGCGGGCATCGGCATCGGCTTCCCGGGTGTAATAGGCGACACGGAGGGCTGCTTGACTCAGGCTCCGTCGCTGCCCTGGCCGGCGGAGGATATCCGCCCGCTGATCCGCCGTTATTATGCAGGGCGGATCTATCTGGACAATGATGTGAATCTGGCCTTGCTGGGTGAATGCTGGAAGGGCGCTGCGGAGGGGAAGGAGCATGTGCTGATGATCACGGTCGGCACAGGCATCGGCAGTGCGATGCTGCTGAACGGACGGCTCTATAAGGGGGCGGACTTTGCGGCAGGTGAGGCCGGGTACATGATCGTTGATGCCGCTCAGGACCGATATCGCCTGCCGGCTTCCCGGGCAGGGTTTGGGCCGCTCGAAGCGGTAGCGTCTGGCAGCGGCATCACGGCGCGGGCACGGGCGTGGTTCGCCGAGGCTGAACTGTTAGGCGGGACCTTTTCGCGGATTCTGGAGCTGGCCGGGGGCGGCGTGGCGAAGATCGATGCCCGTCATGTTCTTCAGGCAGCAGAGGAGGGAGACCGCGCTGCCCTCAGTCTTATGGACCGGCCGCTCGAGCATCTGGCGGCAGCGATAGCCAGCGCGGCCGTCCTGCTGAATCCGCAGCTGGTCGTGCTGGGCGGCGGGGTTGCTGCATCCGGCGGCTATTATATGAAGGAAATCCGGGAACGGGCCGGCAAATATTTACCTTTTCCGGTCAATATCGAACCGGCTAGGCTGGGTAACACCGCCGGGGCGGTTGGAGCAGCTGCGGCCGCTGCGGCAATCCTGTGGTAAAGGAAGAATGCACCATGAACAATACGGCGATAATACCCTTGGAAGCCAGAACCGAGCTGCTGAAGCTCCGCTTGTTATACTTGCTCTCGGGTCT
This window encodes:
- a CDS encoding ROK family protein encodes the protein MKGWHTAMTEAGVTRVYAGIDVGGTKTMFCVTGGSGEILLLERRDTAAHEAPGPFMAWLFGELAQLLAGIQLEVSQLAGIGIGFPGVIGDTEGCLTQAPSLPWPAEDIRPLIRRYYAGRIYLDNDVNLALLGECWKGAAEGKEHVLMITVGTGIGSAMLLNGRLYKGADFAAGEAGYMIVDAAQDRYRLPASRAGFGPLEAVASGSGITARARAWFAEAELLGGTFSRILELAGGGVAKIDARHVLQAAEEGDRAALSLMDRPLEHLAAAIASAAVLLNPQLVVLGGGVAASGGYYMKEIRERAGKYLPFPVNIEPARLGNTAGAVGAAAAAAAILW